One Methylobacterium oryzae DNA window includes the following coding sequences:
- the dksA gene encoding RNA polymerase-binding protein DksA yields MAKVQLEDGYVPSDDEPFMNDRQREYFRRKLLSWKNDILREAQDTLVALQSENENHPDLADRASSETDRAIELRARDRQRKLTGKIDAALARIEDGSYGFCEETGEPISLRRLDARPIATLSLEAQERHERRERVYRDD; encoded by the coding sequence ATGGCGAAGGTGCAGCTGGAGGACGGCTACGTCCCGTCCGACGACGAGCCCTTCATGAACGACCGGCAGCGCGAATATTTTCGGCGCAAGCTGCTGAGCTGGAAGAACGACATCCTGCGCGAGGCGCAGGATACGCTGGTGGCTCTGCAGAGCGAGAACGAGAACCACCCCGACCTCGCCGACCGCGCGTCCTCCGAGACGGACCGGGCGATCGAGCTGCGGGCCCGGGACCGCCAGCGCAAGCTCACCGGCAAGATCGACGCGGCGCTGGCCCGAATCGAGGACGGATCCTACGGGTTCTGCGAGGAGACCGGCGAGCCGATCTCCCTGCGCCGCCTCGACGCGCGCCCGATCGCCACCCTGTCCCTCGAGGCGCAGGAGCGGCACGAGCGCCGCGAGCGGGTCTACCGCGACGACTGA
- a CDS encoding glutamate--tRNA ligase: protein MTLVRFAPSPTGYLHIGNARPALLNALFARRTGGRFLLRLDDTDAERSTEAFAQAIGEDLAWLGIVPDLFARQSDRTAQHDAAADRLRAAGRLYPCYETPEELERRRRRQLGRGQPPIYDRAALRLTAEERAALEAEGRRPHWRFLLEARTVGWDDLVRGPAHVDCASLSDPVLIRADGSYLYTLPSVVDDADLGITHVIRGEDHVTNTGVQVQIFEALGAPIPVFGHHNLLTTADGEGLSKRLGHLSLRGLREAGYEPAAVRSLAVLTGSAESVRAVPDLDTLASLVDLGEISRAPARFDPAELDGLNARLVHVMPYPEAAARLAALGIPEDRAEAFWVAVRANLGRVAEAADWWRVVAGPVEPVLTEPAVIAAARETLPPEPFGPETWKAWTTEIRTRTGAKGRGLFMPLRLALTGLEHGPDLAGLLPLIGRERAACRLSGATA, encoded by the coding sequence ATGACTCTCGTCCGCTTCGCACCCTCGCCGACCGGGTATCTCCATATCGGCAATGCCCGGCCGGCCCTGCTCAACGCCCTGTTCGCCCGCCGGACCGGCGGCCGCTTCCTGCTGCGCCTCGACGATACCGACGCGGAGCGCTCCACGGAGGCCTTCGCCCAGGCGATCGGCGAGGATCTCGCGTGGCTCGGCATCGTGCCCGACCTGTTCGCCCGGCAGAGCGACCGCACGGCGCAGCACGACGCCGCCGCCGACCGCCTGCGCGCAGCGGGGAGGCTCTACCCCTGCTACGAGACGCCGGAGGAGCTGGAGCGCCGCCGCAGGCGCCAGCTCGGCCGCGGCCAGCCGCCGATCTACGACCGGGCGGCGCTGCGGCTGACCGCCGAGGAGCGGGCGGCGCTGGAGGCCGAGGGCCGCCGGCCGCACTGGCGGTTCCTGCTCGAGGCGCGGACCGTCGGCTGGGACGACCTCGTCCGCGGGCCGGCCCATGTCGACTGCGCGTCCCTGTCGGACCCGGTGCTGATCCGCGCCGACGGCAGCTACCTCTACACGCTGCCGTCGGTGGTGGACGACGCCGATCTCGGGATCACCCACGTCATCCGCGGCGAGGACCACGTCACCAACACCGGCGTGCAGGTGCAGATCTTCGAGGCCCTGGGCGCGCCCATCCCGGTCTTCGGCCACCACAACCTGCTGACGACGGCCGACGGGGAGGGGCTGTCGAAGCGCCTCGGCCACCTGTCGCTGCGCGGCCTGCGCGAGGCCGGCTACGAGCCCGCGGCGGTGCGCTCGCTGGCGGTCCTCACCGGCTCGGCCGAATCGGTGCGGGCGGTGCCCGACCTCGACACCCTCGCGAGCCTCGTCGATCTCGGCGAGATCTCGCGGGCGCCGGCCCGGTTCGACCCGGCGGAGCTCGACGGCCTTAACGCCCGCCTGGTCCACGTCATGCCGTACCCGGAGGCGGCCGCGCGCCTCGCGGCTCTGGGGATCCCGGAGGATCGGGCCGAGGCGTTCTGGGTCGCGGTGCGGGCCAATCTCGGGCGCGTCGCGGAGGCGGCCGACTGGTGGCGGGTCGTGGCCGGTCCCGTCGAGCCGGTGCTCACCGAGCCCGCCGTGATCGCGGCCGCCCGCGAGACCCTGCCGCCCGAGCCGTTCGGCCCGGAGACCTGGAAGGCGTGGACGACCGAGATCCGGACCCGCACCGGGGCCAAGGGCCGCGGCCTGTTCATGCCGCTCCGGCTCGCCCTCACCGGCCTGGAGCACGGGCCGGACCTCGCCGGCCTGCTGCCGCTGATCGGGCGGGAGCGGGCGGCGTGCCGGCTCTCCGGCGCGACCGCCTGA
- a CDS encoding NAD(P)/FAD-dependent oxidoreductase: MATDETADIVVVGGGMVGLASAIALRDRGLDVVLLDPGEARARTSYGNAGVVSRGSILPMSSPALWGKLPAYLRNADRGLRLHYGHLPRIVPYTAHFLAAARASRWRRAAEALLPLTSAAYPAHERLAARAGTGDRLQRTGWIKAYRTEAAFASAALEREILAGHGVAFDILDTAALRALEPALVRPYARAMLLTETGSVREPGRLIEACEALFTGFGGRRLRGSVARLEPQADGWRVDHDGGAVRGRQVVLAAGAASGAIARTLGYRFAVAAERGYHRHYALHPDSPPLTRPILDTGAGSILSPMGEHRVRVLSGVELNARAAAPDHTQIDAASREAASTLRLGGPLDNAPWLGSRPSTPDGMPVIGRAPRHDGLLFAFGHGHIGLSTGPITGEIVADLATGREPAVPVAAFAPERLLRWPRLL, from the coding sequence ATGGCGACGGACGAGACGGCCGACATCGTGGTGGTCGGCGGTGGGATGGTCGGCCTCGCCAGCGCCATCGCGCTGAGGGACCGCGGGCTCGACGTGGTGCTGCTGGATCCCGGCGAGGCGCGGGCCCGGACCTCCTACGGCAATGCCGGCGTGGTCAGCCGCGGCTCGATCCTGCCGATGTCGAGCCCGGCCCTGTGGGGCAAGCTCCCGGCCTACCTGCGCAACGCCGATCGCGGCCTGCGGCTGCACTACGGGCATCTCCCGCGGATCGTGCCCTACACGGCGCACTTCCTCGCCGCCGCGCGCGCCTCGCGCTGGCGCCGCGCCGCGGAGGCGCTGCTGCCGCTGACCAGCGCCGCCTATCCGGCCCACGAGCGGCTGGCGGCCCGGGCCGGGACCGGCGACCGGCTACAGCGGACGGGTTGGATCAAGGCCTACCGCACCGAAGCGGCCTTCGCGTCCGCCGCCCTCGAGCGCGAGATCCTGGCCGGGCACGGGGTCGCCTTCGACATCCTCGACACCGCGGCGCTGCGCGCGCTCGAGCCGGCGCTGGTGCGGCCCTACGCGCGGGCCATGCTGCTCACCGAGACGGGGTCGGTCCGCGAGCCCGGCCGGCTCATCGAGGCGTGCGAGGCCCTGTTCACCGGTTTCGGCGGCCGCCGCCTGCGGGGCAGCGTCGCCCGGCTGGAGCCCCAGGCGGACGGCTGGCGCGTCGATCACGACGGCGGCGCGGTGCGGGGCCGACAGGTGGTCCTCGCGGCCGGCGCCGCGTCCGGGGCGATCGCCCGGACCCTGGGCTACCGTTTCGCCGTTGCGGCCGAACGCGGCTACCACCGCCACTACGCCCTGCATCCGGACAGCCCGCCGCTGACCCGGCCGATCCTCGACACGGGCGCGGGCTCGATCCTGTCGCCGATGGGCGAGCACCGGGTCCGGGTCCTGTCCGGTGTCGAGCTCAACGCGCGCGCCGCCGCTCCCGACCACACCCAGATCGATGCGGCGTCCCGGGAGGCGGCCTCCACCCTTCGGCTCGGCGGCCCGCTGGACAACGCGCCGTGGCTCGGCTCCCGGCCGTCGACCCCCGACGGGATGCCGGTGATCGGCCGCGCCCCCCGGCACGACGGCCTGCTCTTCGCCTTCGGCCACGGCCATATCGGCCTGTCCACCGGCCCGATCACCGGCGAGATCGTCGCCGACCTCGCCACCGGCCGGGAACCGGCCGTGCCGGTCGCGGCCTTCGCGCCGGAGCGGCTCCTGCGCTGGCCGCGGCTGCTCTGA
- a CDS encoding class I SAM-dependent methyltransferase, which translates to MNARSHARHVVDQFGAQASAYVTSAVHAAGADLDRIGERVRARPGLRVLDLGCGGGHVAFAAAAAGAAVTAYDLSAEMLAAVAAEAARRGLDRIETRQGGAEALPFPDASFDAVLTRYSAHHWRDVPAALAEARRVLRADGFLIVSDIVAPEDPLLDTHLQALELLRDPSHVRDYRASEWRALLEAAGFAPGDATPSRPRMEFASWIARMRTPETHVAAIRALQVTAPAEVAAHFAIEADGSFLLDAALIEARPKPGR; encoded by the coding sequence ATGAACGCCCGCAGCCACGCCCGACACGTCGTCGACCAGTTCGGCGCGCAGGCCTCCGCCTACGTGACCAGCGCCGTGCACGCCGCCGGCGCCGATCTCGACCGGATCGGCGAGCGGGTCCGCGCGCGACCGGGCCTGCGGGTGCTCGACCTCGGCTGCGGCGGCGGCCACGTCGCCTTCGCGGCGGCCGCCGCTGGCGCCGCCGTCACGGCCTACGACCTGTCGGCCGAGATGCTGGCGGCGGTCGCGGCCGAGGCGGCCCGGCGGGGGCTCGACCGGATCGAGACCCGGCAGGGCGGCGCCGAGGCCCTGCCATTCCCCGACGCGAGCTTCGACGCCGTCCTGACCCGCTACAGCGCCCACCACTGGCGCGACGTGCCGGCGGCCCTGGCGGAGGCGCGACGGGTGCTGCGGGCGGACGGGTTCCTCATCGTCAGCGACATCGTCGCGCCCGAGGATCCGCTGCTGGACACGCACCTGCAGGCGCTGGAGCTGCTGCGCGACCCCTCGCACGTGCGCGACTACCGGGCGTCGGAATGGCGGGCCCTGCTGGAGGCGGCCGGATTCGCGCCCGGCGACGCGACGCCGAGCCGGCCGCGCATGGAGTTCGCGAGCTGGATCGCCCGGATGCGGACGCCGGAGACCCACGTCGCGGCGATCCGGGCGCTGCAGGTCACCGCGCCCGCGGAAGTCGCGGCGCATTTCGCCATCGAGGCCGACGGCAGCTTCCTGCTCGACGCCGCGCTGATCGAGGCGCGCCCGAAGCCCGGCCGCTGA
- a CDS encoding TadE/TadG family type IV pilus assembly protein, protein MTPGCLLARLGRDTGGAAAVEFALVALPLLALCGAIIQIVFQMWATQNFDRALQNAVRTIFTGQFQLDTAGQTNPATVLATLKARMCGSAVSPVPTVFNCQNVKIDVATSSSFASATANKPIDTATGTWSTSFGSNYKCASPGTIVIVTAAVPFPTFFNLMGLNTKQFTSGSAEGSSLLTSTAVFRTEPYQIVGASPCPSSPS, encoded by the coding sequence GTGACGCCAGGTTGCCTTCTGGCGCGCCTCGGGCGCGACACCGGGGGCGCGGCCGCGGTGGAGTTCGCCCTCGTGGCCCTGCCCTTGCTGGCGCTGTGCGGCGCGATCATCCAGATCGTGTTCCAGATGTGGGCGACGCAGAATTTCGATCGCGCGCTCCAGAACGCGGTCCGGACGATCTTCACCGGCCAGTTCCAGCTCGACACAGCGGGCCAGACCAATCCGGCGACCGTGCTCGCGACCCTGAAGGCTAGGATGTGCGGATCGGCCGTCAGCCCCGTGCCCACCGTGTTCAACTGCCAGAACGTCAAGATCGACGTCGCGACCTCGAGCAGCTTCGCGAGCGCGACCGCGAACAAGCCGATCGACACCGCCACGGGCACGTGGAGCACGAGTTTCGGCTCCAACTACAAATGCGCTTCGCCCGGGACGATCGTGATCGTCACCGCGGCGGTGCCGTTCCCGACCTTCTTCAACCTGATGGGCCTCAACACGAAGCAGTTCACCAGCGGATCCGCGGAGGGATCGAGCCTGCTGACCTCCACGGCGGTGTTCCGCACCGAGCCCTACCAGATCGTCGGAGCGAGCCCGTGCCCGTCCTCACCGTCCTGA
- a CDS encoding pilus assembly protein TadG-related protein — protein MARRSFAKPDGRPERRRDILRDRGGNVALLFAFLSVPMVMVGGAAIDYGFATRLETKLQAAADATALLLCQTPLTTSETELNALAQTTMTGAMGAASLVVDRLAITSSPRKITLTAHKQSTTFFGGLTGTQRINPGAVSQCATPLPKTFEIALVLDNTGSMAASSGGQSKLQAVQTAATDFVNYVYTSPAFSSASKISIVPFAASVAVNPATYRYATWIDQAAQSSYHWLNVNGLQGTGITNRFDIFSKLQAANSGWAWAGCLETLPYPLNVQDGAPTASNKDSYYLPLFAPDEPGDGSSEYSEYSTKNSSSISFNSYIDDYTNSPDCPKPTRDTSFSTAEARACKYLSPRDPSPTSRNRYTGIPNGPNFGCTTQPLQRLTSDTTTLKNLINLMVASGSTNIHEGFMWGWRTLSPNSVFADGARYSSNSANSDLSTINKIMILMTDGENTWPVNSNPSYNKSMYFPFGYFTNADGSNPNSRLPPSNQNISNARTARDALDKLTALACSNAKTNNISIYTIGFSVPADPIDSAGQTLLRNCASSPDQFYLANSSDDLIKAFKSIQASIGALRLTQ, from the coding sequence ATGGCACGAAGATCGTTCGCAAAACCTGACGGCCGCCCCGAGCGGCGCCGCGACATCCTGCGCGACCGCGGCGGCAACGTCGCCCTGCTGTTCGCGTTCCTGAGCGTGCCGATGGTAATGGTCGGCGGCGCGGCGATCGATTACGGCTTCGCCACGCGGCTGGAGACGAAGCTCCAGGCCGCGGCCGACGCCACGGCGCTGCTGCTCTGCCAGACGCCGCTGACGACGTCCGAGACCGAACTCAACGCCCTGGCGCAGACGACAATGACCGGTGCCATGGGGGCGGCGAGCCTCGTGGTCGACCGGCTGGCCATCACCAGCAGCCCGCGCAAGATCACGCTGACCGCTCACAAGCAGTCGACGACCTTCTTCGGCGGCCTGACCGGGACCCAGCGCATCAACCCGGGCGCCGTCTCGCAATGCGCCACGCCGCTGCCGAAGACTTTCGAGATCGCGCTCGTGCTCGACAACACGGGCTCGATGGCCGCCTCGAGCGGGGGACAGTCGAAGCTTCAGGCCGTCCAGACGGCCGCGACCGACTTCGTCAACTACGTCTACACCAGCCCAGCCTTCTCCAGCGCGAGCAAGATCTCCATCGTGCCGTTCGCCGCGTCTGTGGCTGTCAATCCAGCCACCTATCGTTACGCGACCTGGATCGATCAAGCTGCGCAATCCAGCTATCACTGGCTCAACGTCAACGGCCTTCAGGGCACGGGCATCACCAATCGCTTCGACATCTTCTCGAAGTTGCAGGCGGCCAACTCCGGCTGGGCCTGGGCGGGATGCCTCGAAACACTGCCCTATCCCCTGAACGTTCAAGATGGCGCACCGACCGCGAGCAACAAAGATTCTTATTATCTCCCGCTCTTCGCCCCCGACGAGCCGGGTGACGGCTCGTCGGAATATAGCGAATACTCGACCAAAAACTCATCGAGTATCAGCTTCAACAGCTATATCGACGATTATACGAACAGCCCCGATTGCCCCAAGCCGACCCGGGACACGTCATTCTCGACGGCCGAGGCGCGTGCATGCAAGTATCTCAGCCCCCGCGATCCGTCGCCCACCTCGCGAAACCGCTACACGGGTATTCCCAACGGGCCGAATTTCGGCTGCACGACCCAGCCGCTTCAGCGACTGACCAGTGATACCACGACGCTCAAGAACCTGATCAACCTGATGGTAGCCTCAGGCTCGACCAATATTCATGAAGGTTTCATGTGGGGATGGCGCACGCTTTCCCCGAACAGCGTGTTCGCAGACGGCGCGCGCTACTCCTCGAACAGCGCCAATTCCGACCTCAGCACGATCAACAAGATCATGATCCTCATGACAGACGGGGAAAATACCTGGCCCGTAAATTCGAACCCGTCCTACAATAAATCCATGTACTTTCCCTTCGGATATTTTACGAACGCCGATGGATCGAACCCGAATTCGCGGCTTCCGCCCAGCAATCAAAATATTTCGAATGCCCGCACAGCGCGGGATGCGCTCGACAAACTGACAGCCCTCGCGTGCAGCAACGCGAAGACAAATAATATCTCGATCTACACGATCGGCTTCAGCGTCCCGGCGGATCCGATCGACTCGGCCGGCCAGACGCTGCTGCGGAACTGCGCCTCGTCACCGGACCAGTTCTACCTCGCCAACTCGTCCGACGACCTGATCAAGGCCTTCAAGTCGATCCAGGCCAGCATCGGCGCGCTGAGGCTGACTCAGTAG
- a CDS encoding OmpA family protein, with amino-acid sequence MRLLRLILLTGTVLPGLTLVQLADAAPGRIQVAQGGPEERGPRGGEPPHGGPRPERPPQERPGPPPGPPAVRERPEPRPERAPPPPRERPEPPAQRQPQAEPPPRERAPERRPEPPAARPPAPDRQDRQPERQQDRQQDRRDQQPDRPDRGPQDRPGPGRSERQQAPDREQAPPPQGRPAPERPPAPPQQRQAPDRDRPGPDDQPNRPAQRDAAPDRSAPDRGPPGQRPGGPGAPGDRSQPPNAPPGAPGRPAQRPDAQPDNRLPENRAQPNGGPGAESGRPQAPNAAPGVPGRPFQPQGAQPEGRAPAQPNGAPGAEPGRPVPPNMAPGIPGRPFVPPGQAPAPGQAPPPGGPQPGTAPAQPGQPPAGGPGGPADPNAFNRPGQPGYVPGGFRQNDGVRDFDQVRTDRREFREDGRTYYREPGRIIVQDRDGYLIRHDENERFRTLDPRGYRFERQGADFYSYVDRPGGEQIVTVTNDDGRMLRRYLRYRDGRELVLIDNSYAGPLRPIYEDVVVLPPPEIRIPRDRYIVDYAQADEAEVYEALTAPPVVQVDRRYTLDQIRYSPDLRARLRSVDINTITFDTGSFTVTPDQAAKLSVIAGAMNRAIQANPREVFLIEGFTDAVGSALDNLSLSDRRAQSVATVLTEQFRVPPENLTTQGYGEQYLKVNTQGPSRENRRVVVQRITPLLQQGQGQGQGQAAPPPPPPPR; translated from the coding sequence ATGCGCCTGCTCCGCCTGATCCTCCTCACCGGCACGGTGCTGCCGGGCCTGACGCTCGTGCAGCTCGCAGACGCCGCGCCGGGCCGGATCCAGGTGGCGCAGGGCGGACCGGAGGAGCGCGGCCCCCGCGGCGGCGAACCCCCGCACGGCGGCCCGCGCCCCGAGCGGCCGCCGCAGGAGCGTCCCGGCCCGCCGCCGGGCCCACCGGCCGTGCGCGAGCGGCCCGAACCCCGGCCGGAGCGGGCGCCGCCGCCCCCGCGCGAGCGGCCCGAACCGCCCGCCCAGCGCCAGCCGCAGGCCGAACCGCCTCCGCGGGAGCGCGCGCCCGAGCGCCGGCCGGAGCCGCCGGCGGCCCGTCCCCCGGCGCCGGACCGGCAGGACCGCCAACCGGAGCGGCAGCAGGACCGACAGCAAGACCGGCGGGATCAGCAGCCGGACCGTCCGGACCGCGGGCCGCAGGATCGGCCCGGCCCGGGGCGGTCCGAGCGTCAGCAGGCGCCGGATCGCGAACAGGCTCCGCCGCCCCAGGGGCGGCCCGCGCCGGAGCGTCCGCCGGCCCCGCCGCAGCAGCGCCAGGCGCCCGACCGGGATCGCCCCGGTCCCGACGACCAGCCGAACCGTCCCGCGCAGCGCGACGCGGCCCCCGACCGGTCCGCGCCGGATCGCGGACCGCCGGGTCAGCGTCCGGGCGGTCCGGGTGCGCCCGGCGACCGGTCTCAGCCGCCGAACGCGCCCCCCGGCGCACCCGGTCGACCGGCCCAGCGCCCAGACGCGCAGCCCGACAACCGCCTGCCCGAGAACCGCGCCCAGCCGAATGGCGGTCCCGGCGCCGAGTCCGGCCGGCCGCAGGCGCCCAACGCCGCTCCGGGCGTTCCGGGACGGCCGTTCCAGCCGCAGGGAGCCCAGCCCGAGGGACGGGCGCCGGCCCAGCCCAACGGTGCTCCCGGCGCCGAGCCCGGACGGCCGGTGCCGCCCAACATGGCCCCCGGGATTCCGGGACGGCCGTTCGTGCCGCCGGGCCAGGCGCCCGCCCCCGGACAGGCCCCACCGCCCGGCGGACCGCAGCCCGGGACGGCCCCGGCACAGCCGGGACAGCCGCCCGCGGGCGGCCCGGGCGGTCCGGCCGACCCGAACGCCTTCAACCGGCCGGGACAGCCCGGCTACGTCCCCGGCGGTTTCCGCCAGAACGACGGCGTGCGCGACTTCGATCAGGTCCGCACAGACCGGCGCGAGTTCCGGGAGGATGGCCGGACCTATTACCGGGAGCCGGGCCGCATCATCGTGCAGGACCGCGACGGCTACCTGATCCGCCACGACGAGAACGAGCGCTTCCGCACCCTCGACCCGCGCGGCTACCGGTTCGAGCGGCAGGGCGCGGACTTCTACAGCTACGTCGACCGGCCCGGCGGCGAGCAGATCGTCACCGTCACGAACGATGACGGTCGGATGCTGCGCCGCTACCTCCGCTACCGCGACGGTCGCGAGCTCGTCCTGATCGACAACAGCTACGCCGGCCCGCTCCGCCCGATCTACGAGGACGTGGTGGTGCTGCCGCCGCCGGAGATCCGCATCCCGCGGGACCGCTACATCGTGGATTACGCCCAGGCCGACGAGGCGGAGGTCTACGAGGCGCTGACGGCGCCGCCCGTGGTGCAGGTCGACCGCCGGTACACGCTGGACCAGATCCGCTACAGCCCGGACCTCCGCGCCCGCCTGCGCTCGGTCGACATCAACACGATCACCTTCGACACCGGCTCGTTCACCGTCACGCCCGATCAGGCGGCCAAGCTGTCGGTGATCGCCGGCGCGATGAACCGCGCCATCCAGGCCAACCCGCGGGAGGTGTTTCTGATCGAGGGCTTCACCGACGCCGTCGGCTCCGCGCTTGACAACCTGTCGCTGTCCGACCGGCGCGCCCAGTCGGTGGCGACCGTGCTGACCGAGCAGTTCCGCGTGCCGCCGGAGAACCTGACCACCCAGGGCTACGGCGAGCAGTACCTGAAAGTGAACACGCAGGGCCCGTCGCGGGAGAATCGCCGCGTCGTCGTCCAGCGGATCACGCCGCTGCTGCAGCAGGGGCAAGGTCAGGGGCAGGGCCAGGCAGCGCCTCCGCCGCCTCCGCCGCCGCGCTAG
- a CDS encoding MFS transporter: MNSEAEDGLIRSGTPVFRRTALALAAAGFSTFAVLYAVQPLLPIYAEDFGVSPAASSLALSLPCGLLAVALLVVSPLSEIWGRKPVMLASLVASAVLTVVAALVPGWYGFLALRALTGLTASGLPAVAMAYLAEEMDAKAIGLSMGLLVGGNALGGMSGRLISGVMADFVSWRAGLAVIGGLALAAALAFWRWLPPSRRFVPRRLAWAEVPGSFAHHFRDAGLPWLFAEAFLLMGGFVCIYNYIGFRLLEPPYALSQAVIGMIFSVYLAGMVSSPVTGELASRFGRRRVLWVATAVGLAGIVMTLSDRLLLILAGIVVTTVGFFGAHAVASSWVGRRALRDRAQASAIYLGLYYLGSSVLGTAGGWFFAHSGWNGVVLFVGGLYGLALMIALRLSRLKPLAT, translated from the coding sequence ATGAACAGCGAGGCGGAGGACGGGCTCATCCGGTCGGGCACACCGGTCTTCCGCCGCACGGCTCTGGCCCTGGCGGCGGCCGGCTTCTCGACCTTCGCGGTGCTCTACGCGGTCCAGCCGCTCCTGCCCATCTACGCGGAGGATTTCGGCGTCTCGCCGGCCGCGAGCAGCCTCGCCCTGTCGCTGCCCTGCGGGCTGCTGGCGGTGGCGCTGCTCGTCGTCAGCCCGCTCTCGGAGATCTGGGGGCGCAAGCCGGTGATGCTGGCCTCGCTGGTCGCTTCGGCGGTGCTCACGGTCGTGGCCGCCCTGGTCCCCGGCTGGTACGGCTTCCTGGCGCTACGCGCGCTCACCGGGCTGACGGCCAGCGGACTCCCGGCCGTCGCCATGGCCTATCTCGCCGAGGAGATGGACGCCAAGGCCATCGGCCTGTCGATGGGCCTGCTCGTCGGCGGCAACGCGCTGGGCGGCATGTCGGGCCGCCTGATCAGCGGCGTGATGGCGGACTTCGTCAGCTGGCGCGCCGGGCTCGCGGTCATCGGCGGCCTCGCGCTCGCCGCCGCGCTGGCGTTCTGGCGCTGGCTGCCGCCCTCGCGCCGCTTCGTGCCGCGCCGGCTCGCCTGGGCGGAAGTCCCGGGCAGCTTCGCCCATCATTTCCGCGACGCCGGCCTGCCCTGGCTCTTCGCCGAGGCGTTCCTGCTGATGGGCGGCTTCGTCTGCATCTACAACTACATCGGCTTTCGCCTGCTCGAGCCGCCCTACGCGCTGAGCCAGGCGGTGATCGGGATGATCTTCTCGGTCTACCTCGCCGGTATGGTCAGCAGCCCTGTCACCGGCGAGCTGGCGAGCCGCTTCGGCCGCCGCCGTGTCCTCTGGGTCGCCACAGCCGTCGGCCTGGCCGGCATCGTGATGACGCTCTCGGACCGCCTGCTGCTGATCCTGGCCGGCATCGTAGTGACGACGGTAGGTTTCTTCGGCGCCCACGCGGTCGCGAGCAGCTGGGTCGGGCGGCGGGCGCTGCGCGACAGGGCCCAGGCCTCGGCGATCTATCTCGGCCTCTACTATCTGGGCTCGTCGGTCCTCGGGACCGCGGGCGGCTGGTTCTTCGCCCATTCCGGGTGGAACGGCGTGGTGCTGTTCGTGGGCGGGCTGTACGGTCTGGCGCTGATGATCGCCCTGCGGCTGTCCCGCCTGAAGCCGCTCGCGACCTGA
- a CDS encoding TadE/TadG family type IV pilus assembly protein, with protein sequence MPVLTVLTRRAARLRHDRRGGAAVEFAVILPILLAIWAGMTEVTHAIDEWRKLTQLGRTVADLTAQGDTQNPISTTVMNDILASATAVMRPFDTSKVKIVVSAMGTDAKDPSGPPVVCSSVANTNGTARSPGPAPSLTVPDGYRMPGMRYVLAEVSISYTPMIGSALVKLAKGVSNTITFTSSAPWPTRGGQAYGTSTYTEVVLPDDKQSNCDGTKIVRKT encoded by the coding sequence GTGCCCGTCCTCACCGTCCTGACCCGGCGGGCGGCACGGCTCCGGCACGACAGGCGCGGCGGCGCGGCCGTCGAGTTCGCCGTCATCCTGCCGATCCTGCTCGCGATCTGGGCGGGCATGACCGAGGTGACGCACGCCATCGACGAGTGGCGCAAGCTGACGCAGCTCGGCCGCACCGTGGCGGACCTGACGGCGCAGGGCGACACACAGAACCCGATCAGCACCACCGTGATGAACGACATCCTCGCCTCCGCCACGGCGGTGATGCGCCCGTTCGACACGTCGAAGGTCAAGATCGTGGTCAGCGCGATGGGCACCGACGCGAAGGACCCGAGCGGTCCTCCGGTGGTCTGCTCCAGCGTCGCCAACACCAATGGGACCGCGCGGAGCCCGGGCCCCGCGCCCAGCCTGACCGTGCCGGACGGCTACCGGATGCCGGGCATGCGCTACGTCCTGGCTGAGGTCAGCATCAGCTACACGCCGATGATCGGGAGCGCGCTGGTCAAGCTCGCCAAGGGCGTGAGCAACACGATCACGTTCACCAGCAGCGCGCCGTGGCCGACCCGCGGCGGCCAGGCCTACGGCACCAGCACCTACACGGAAGTCGTCCTGCCGGACGACAAACAATCGAACTGCGATGGCACGAAGATCGTTCGCAAAACCTGA